Proteins encoded by one window of Lathyrus oleraceus cultivar Zhongwan6 chromosome 1, CAAS_Psat_ZW6_1.0, whole genome shotgun sequence:
- the LOC127115181 gene encoding nicotinate N-methyltransferase 1, protein MEEDTDSRKQARLAILELANMISVPMSLNAAVRLNVADAIWEGGSNAPLTAAQILARVIPTGGGDAENLQRVLRMLASYGVFEEHIGGGERKYSLTDVGKTLVTDEQGLSYGSYVLQHHQDALMRAWPLVHEAVVDPSKEPFERANGEGAYDYYLKKPEMNELMLKAMSGVSVPFMKALLGGYHGFQNVEKLVDVGGSGGDCLRMILQKYPNIKQGLNFDLPEVVAKAPQIPGVTHVGGDMFKYIPQADAIFMKWVLTTWTDEECKHIMSNCYKALPAGGKLIACEPVLPEDSDDSHRTRALLEGDIFVMTIYRAKGKHRTEEQFKQLAVSAGFNLFKAFHVDHFYAVLEFQK, encoded by the exons ATGGAAGAAGACACAGATTCACGAAAGCAAGCTAGGCTAGCCATTTTGGAACTAGCCAACATGATAAGTGTCCCTATGTCCTTAAACGCCGCCGTACGCCTCAACGTTGCCGACGCCATCTGGGAAGGTGGTTCCAACGCGCCTCTCACCGCCGCTCAGATCCTCGCGCGTGTAATTCCAACCGGTGGCGGTGACGCCGAGAATCTTCAGCGCGTTTTACGCATGCTCGCTAGTTACGGCGTGTTTGAAGAGCATATTGGTGGCGGTGAAAGGAAGTACTCTCTTACCGACGTGGGGAAAACTCTTGTCACCGATGAACAAGGCTTATCGTATGGCTCTTACGTGCTCCAACACCACCAG GATGCGTTGATGAGAGCATGGCCATTGGTACATGAAGCAGTTGTGGACCCATCAAAGGAGCCATTTGAAAGGGCTAATGGAGAAGGAGCCTATGATTATTACCTAAAGAAACCAGAGATGAATGAGTTAATGTTGAAGGCTATGTCAGGGGTATCAGTGCCGTTCATGAAGGCCCTTTTGGGGGGCTACCATGGATTTCAAAATGTGGAGAAGCTGGTTGATGTTGGTGGTAGTGGTGGTGATTGTCTCAGAATGATCTTGCAGAAATATCCTAATATCAAACAAGGGTTAAACTTTGATCTTCCAGAAGTTGTGGCTAAAGCACCACAAATTCCAG GTGTAACTCATGTGGGTGGTGACATGTTCAAGTACATTCCTCAAGCAGATGCTATCTTCATGAAG TGGGTGCTAACAACATGGACAGATGAAGAGTGCAAACACATAATGTCAAACTGTTACAAGGCACTCCCAGCAGGAGGAAAACTAATAGCTTGTGAGCCTGTGTTGCCGGAGGATTCAGATGATAGCCACAGGACAAGGGCGTTGCTTGAGGGTGACATATTTGTGATGACGATTTACAGAGCCAAAGGAAAGCATAGGACAGAAGAGCAGTTTAAGCAGCTTGCAGTTTCTGCAGGTTTCAATCTTTTCAAAGCCTTTCATGTGGATCATTTCTACGCTGTTCTTGAGTTTCAGAAATGA